The Pseudodesulfovibrio cashew genomic sequence ACCCGACAAGGCCACGCTCATGAATGAGACCCCGGCCCGCAAGGACCGGATCATCTCCCCGGCCCAGTACGAGACGCGACTTCTCGGCTTCGACGAATTCTCCCGCCAGGCCATGGAAAAGGATACCGTCACCATAGACATCCGCGACCCGTTCCAGCGCTCCATGCGACCGCGCATACCTGGCGTTCGCAACATTCCCCTGGACCCCCTGCTCGACCTGGTTGTCTCGCGCATCTGGACGGAAAAACGGCTCCTGTTCTTTGACGCCGTGGGCAAGCAGGTCCGCTGGCTCCAATACTTCCTGGAGTCCTACGGCTACTTCGACTACGCCTTCCTGCGCGGCGGCATGCGCGCCATAGAGCACGATCGGGGCAAGGCCGAACCGGTCATCGAGGCCAACCGCTCCATAGTCTCCAACCAGGAGATGCTGCTCACCCTTACCGCCGACGGCAGGCTGGACAACAGCGACCGCAAGGTCATGAGCTTCCTGCTGGCCAACGTCAAATTCGACAACTACATCGTGGTGGGCCTGGGTGACGCGGTGAAGACCCTGTCCATGGGCCGGGACCTGCTCATGAGCACCATGCGCAAGCTCGACCAACTGCAATACGCCACCCACTCGGTCATGCAGGACTCACTCATCGTCAAGGTGGACCCCCGCCTGGCCTGGAAGGGCAAGCCCGGCACCAAGGCGTGGAAGGACAAACTGGCCGAATTCCGGGCCTCGGTGAGGGATTAGACTCATGCGCCGCGCCGTATACAACCTGCTCCTGCCCCTGGCCGTCCTCGTGCTGCTTTCGCCCGTGGCTTTTGCCGCAGAGAAGGCTTCCCTGGTCCTGCAATGGACGCCGCAGGCCCAGTTCGCCGGATTTTTCATGGCCCAGGAAAAGGGCTTTTACGCCGAGGAAGGCATCGACCTGACCCTCATCTCGGGCGGTCCGGACGTCCTGGCCAGCGAATACCTGGAGACGGGCAAGGCCGAATTCGCCACCATGTTTCTCTCCTCGGCCCTGCAGCGGCGAGCCACCCTGCCCGTGGTCAACGTGGGGCAGTTCGGCCAGCACTCGGCCCTGATGCTCGTGGCCATCAAGGGCAGGGGCATCGAGCGCATCGAAGACCTCGGCTGGAAAAAGATCGGCCTCTGGGCCAATGAATTCCAGATCCAGGCCCGCGCGCTGTTCAAGCGCAAGGGGCTCAAGGTCACGGTGGTGCCCCAGTCCGACTCCCTGGACCTGTTCATGCGTGGCGGAGTGCAGGCGGCCTCGGCCATGTGGTACAACGAATACCACACCCTGCTCTCCTACGGCCTGGACGAGTCCGAACTGATCCCCTTCTTCTTCCGCGATTACGGCCTCGACTTCCCTGAAGACGGCATCTACTGCCTGGATACGACCGCAGAGAAGAAACCGGAACTGGCTCGCGCCCTGGTCAGGGCTACGGCCAGGGGATGGCGCTACACCTTCGATCACCCCGACGAGGCGCTGGATACCGTGCTCAGCCGGATGCGGGAGGCGCGGATTCCCGCCTGCCGCGCCCACCAGAAATGGATGCTCGCCCGGATGCGGGACATCATGGTCGAAGGCGACGTGCCGTCCATGGGCATCTTGCGCCGCAAGGACTTCGAGCGCGTCCGGGACGTACTCCTGGAAACGGGATTCATCAGCAACAAGACTGACTTCAACGATTTTTACCGAGGTGAGCGATGATCCAGCGACGCGGCCTCGCCTTCAAGCTCGCACTCTCCATCCTCGGCTGCGCCCTGCTCGTGGTGGCGGCCATCCTTGCCTATACCTACCAGTATTCCCGGGATATCATCCTGCGACAATCCAGGGAGCACTCGAGGAGCCTGGCCATCGAGACCGCCAGCCGCATAGACTCGGTGCTCGCGGGCGTGCAGAAGGTGGCCTCCAACATCGCCTTCTCCCTGGAAGACGCCAGCCTGACCGAAGAGGAGATCCTGGACCTCAACCGACGAGTGCTTGCCAACAACCCTGAAATCTACGGTATGGCCATCGCCTTCGAGCCCTATTTCCTGACGCCCGACAAGCTCTACTTCGCGCCCTACCATTATCGGTCCGGCAACCGAATCGCCTACACCAATCTCGGGTCGCCGCAGTACCGCTATTTCTACATGGACTGGTACCAGCTTCCCAAGGAACTGGGCCGCGCGGTCTGGACCGAACCGTACAGCGACGAAGGCGGCGGCAACGTGACCATGGCCACCTACTCCGTGCCGTTCTATCGAACCGAGCACGGGCAGCAGGTATTCGCCGGCGTGGTCACCGCGGACATCTCCCTGGATTGGCTCCAGGAGATGGTCCATGAAATCAAACTGTTCGACACAGGCTACGCCTTCCTTATCTCCCGCTACGGCACGTTTGTCACCCACCCGGAAAAACACCTGGTCATGAACCAGACCATCTTTTCGCTGGCCGAGGAGACCGGCTCGACCCAACTCCGCCAGGTGGGCCGGGACATGGTCGAAGGCAAGCGCGGGTTCGTCCAGCTGAAGGAGGACCGGGGCGAGGCCAAGCGTTATCTCTATTACACCGGGCTGAAGAACGGAGGCTGGTCCCTGGGCGTGGTCTTTCCCAAGAGTGAGATGATGGCCGACGTCTACTCCCTGTCCAAGGCAACCGGTCTCATCGGCCTCGGCGGCTTCGCGGTCCTGGCCCTGGTCGTGATCGTGGTGGCCCGCCGCATCACCTGGCCCCTGACCGAACTCTCCGGCTCCGCCCTGGAGATCGCCTCGGGCAACCTGGACCTCAAGCTCCCGGATATCGGGAGCAACGACGAAGTAGGCGAGCTGGCCGAGTCCTTCTGGATCATGAAGACCTCCCTCAAGCGGCACATCGCAAACCTGACCGCCACCACCGCGGCCAAGGAGCGCATCGAATCCGAACTGCGCATCGCCCGTGACATCCAGATGGGCATCCTGCCCAAGCTCTTTCCCGCATTCCCGGATCGCGACGAATTCGAGGTCTTCGCCTCCATCGAACCGGCCAAGGAGGTGGGCGGCGACCTCTACGACTTCTTCTTCGTGGACGAAACCCACTTCTGTTTCCTGGTCGGCGACGTCTCGGGCAAGGGCGTGCCCGCCGCCTTTTTCATGGCCGTGACCAAGACCCTGCTCAAGGTCGTGTCCGAGCGGGGGCTTGATCCGGGCGAGGTGCTGACCAAGGTCAACTCGGACCTGGCCGCCGACAACGAGTCGTGCATGTTCGTGACCCTGTTCCTGGCCGTCATCGACATCGAGACCGGCGAGACCCGCTACGCCAACGCCGGGCACAACCCGCCAATCTTCCTGAAAAAGGGCGAAAAGCCGGAGTGGGTCCCCCCCTTGGGCGAACCCGTGGCGGGCATCATGGAAGGCTTCGAGTATTCCACCAAGACCATGGTCATGGACCCGGGCGACATCCTCTTCATCTACACTGACGGCGTGACCGAGGCCATGAACCCGGCCAAGCAAATCTACTCCGACGACCGGCTCATGGACCTGCTCACCTCCATGCGCGACCCGGCTGCCACCGCCATGATCAGGGACATAGACACCTCCATCAAGGACTTCACCCAGGGCGCGGAACAGTCGGACGATATCACCATGCTCGCCATGCGCTTCCAGGGGCCGGACAAGAGCTGACCTCGGCTGTTGCAGTGCAAAAAAGCTAACAATCCATATTTCAACCGCTTATCCGGCATTCCCCCGCTCTTTTAGGGCGCTCTTCTCGAAAAACACCGCCCTTTTTTCGGTTTTCGTTGACGCAAAGTCGAAAATGGGGCTAATTTGCATACTAGCCAGCAATTCCAACATGTGGGGGGTAAACATGTTCGAGAAAAGCGTGACAAAGAAGATGCAGGACATTGTCCTGGGTGGCAGGGTTCCGGCCAAACAGGTGTGCCGGGAAATCAAGAAACCGTATTCAACATTGCTGCGGGAGCTCAATCCGTTCGACAACCACGCCAAGCTCGGCGCGGAGACCATGTTCGAGATCGTCAAGGCGACGCACAACGTCTCCATCCTCGAATTCATGGCAAGGGAGCTGGGTTATACACTCATGCCCATGGAGCGGGACAATCCCGTCGGCAGGCCCAAAGGCCGCAAGACCACGGAGCGCGTGCGTCGCCAGGCAGCGACAATGTAGCCGTTCTCTTACCGGCCCTTCATCGCCCCCCGTGCGCGACGCACCGGGGGGCTTGATTGCGTGATAATCCGGTGAAGAGGGCACCTTGCATTTTGACTTTTCAGGATAATTGGTTTTAATTAATGGTTGCGCGTCAACGCACTCAAGCCACACCATTTCCCAAGGAGGAACTCGTGTCTCAGGATACATTCAACAAAGCGCTCGCCGTGGGCCGCCCGCCGAACGTGGTCCGGAATTTCCCCAACTCCCAGGCGCTCATCGTCAGCGGCAAGGTCATCGACCGCGCCATGCTCGCCAAAGGGCAGGCCATGACCATCGCCGCCAACGGCCGCAACATCTTCGTCATCGAGGGCGCGCTCAAGGCCGCCCAGCGCGCCAACGCAGCCATCATCATCGAGATCGCCCGCAGCGAGTCCACCTACTGCCCGACCACCCTGTGGAACATCGCGCGCCGCGTGGACTATCTCTGCAACATGCACAACATCACCGTGCCCGTTGCCGTCCATGCCGACCATTACTTCATGAAGAAGTGGGATGACGTGCCCGTGGCCAAGGCCGAGATTTCGTCCGTCTTCGACGCGGGCGTCACCTCCATCGCCATCGACGCCTCGCACATGACCGACGATCTCAACCTGCTCGCCAACATCGAAGTCTCCTCGTCCATCCCCTCCTGGGCCGGATACGAGACCGAAATCGGCGAGATCAAGGGTGAATTCGGTCTCTCCACTCCGGTGGAAGCCAAATATCTCTGCCAAGGGCTCAACGCCCATGGCCTGTGCCCGGACTGGATCGCCCTGAACAACGGCACCACCCACGGCATCGAGGCCTCCGGCGAAGGCATCCAGGTGGACGTCACCGCTGAAATTCACGAAGCCCTGAAGGCCTACGGCACCTCCGGCGCACAGCACGGCACCTCGGGCAACGACTCCGCCCGCCTGCGCGAAATCGCCGCCAAGACCAAGACCACCAAGGCCAACGTGGCCACCGCTCTCCAGATGATCGGCTGGGGCGTCAAGGTCAACGACTTCGGTAACGCCATCATGACCGATGACGGCCGCTTCGACAAAGTGCCCGGCGAAGGACTCCAGGACGCCCTCTGGGAAGAAATGGTCGCCTACGCCGATGCCAACGACATCCACGGCGGCAACTACAAGAAGCTCAACCTGCCCTTCGAGCGCCGCTGGCAGGGCCAGGATGCCACCTCCCGCGACCGCATGGCCAAGGCCGTCGAGGATTTCGTCCACCACCTGCTGGTGGATGTGTTCAACGCCGATGGCACCGCCGACATCGCCTGCGACCTCATCCTTGAGGCCGGTTCCTACGACCTTGGCGCCAAAGCCGAGCAGTTCGAGGACCCTGCCGAGTGGACCGAGGAGAAGATCAAGGCCAGAGCCGCCGCCATCGATACCGACAAGGGCCCTGAAGGGGACTTTGACGACTAGGGTGTAGCGATATGCCAATGCAAACCGGCCCGACCGCTTGTGCGGTTGGGCCGGTTTTTTTGTGGTTGGCCGGGGGGGTAAGAAGCTGTTATTTTTGCAATAAGGTGGGTTGTTGCCGCACTCCGCAAAGAGCCGGTGTTGGAGCGTTCCGCTCCTCCCCCTCCAGGAATCGCGCTTGCAGCGCGAACAGAGCCGTGTTTGGGGGCTGTGCCCCCAAAAGCCCTCCATGCCCTCCCGGCGGGGTCCATTTCTTTTGCTGCGCCAAAAGAAATAGACGAAAGAAAAGGAGCTTGGAGCGTCACCCCCGCCCCGATCTCGCTGGCGAGAATCTCATCCAACCCGGTCGGCTCCGGACTACGTTGAGTGAAACGCTCTGCCAGCCTTATCAGTCGGAGGCCGTCAGGCTCCTTCGTACAGCGGCTGAAGAGCCGCCGACCAGTTTGGTGAGCTTCTAGGCCCGCGAGCAAGGGGCTGACTGCGGAGCTTCGGATGGAAAGGCGAAGAGCCCAATGGCTTCTTTCTAATTCGTAGAGAGGTGCTAGCTCGACTTGACGGACGGCTGCAGCTACAAAAAAGCGCGTCTTTTGCCTTCTTTTGAACGCGCTAGACTAGCGGTAACCGTTGGCGAGTCTTCGAGCCTTACGGATAGCGACAGCAGAGCAAAGACGGTCGCCCCGAAAGGGGCGAAATCCTTCCTACATCAATCGCCGCCTGAAAGGTGGCTTCCTCATCTCTTCCTCTTTCTTCCAAAAGAGACAGGAGACAAGCAAAACTAGACGTTGAACAGGAAGTGGGCGACGTCCCCGTCATGCATGACGTAATCCTTGCCCTCGACGCGCAGGACGCCTTCGGCCCGGCACTTGGCCTCGGACCCGTACTGGACGTAATGGTCGTAGCTGATGACCTCGGCACGAATGAAGCCGCGCTCGAAATCGGTGTGGATGACGCCCGCGGCCTGGGGGGCCTTGTCGCCCTGATGAATGGTCCAGGCACGGACCTCTTTGACGCCGGCGGTGAAGTAGCTGATCAGCCCGAGGGAGTGGAAGCCGGTGCGAATAATCTGGTGCAGGCCGGACTCCTCGATGCCGAAGGATTCCAGAAACTCCTGCTGCTCCTCTTCCTCCAGGCCCACGAGTTCCTCTTCCATCTTGGCGGAAATCTTGACGAACTCGGCACCGCGTTCAGCGGCCAGCTTGCGCACGGACTGGACGTAGTCGTTGTCTTCCATCAGACCGTCTTCGTCCACGTTGGCGCAGTAGATAACGTTCTTGGCGGTGATCAATCGCAGCTCGGCGAGCAACTCGGCCAGCCCCTTGCGTTCTTCGGTGAAGGTGGCGGCGGGCTGTCCCTGGTCGAGATGGGCGAGGAGCGCCTTGGCCGCCTCGATCTTGGGGGCCAGGGTCTTGTCGCCCTTGACCATCTTTTCCATGCGCTCAAGCCGATTCTCCAGAACCTGGACGTCGGCGAGGATCAGCTCGGTTTCGATAACCTCGATGTCGCGCAGGGGATCAACGGAGTTGGCCACGTGAATGACGTCGTCGTTGTCGAAGCAGCGGACCACGTGCAGGATGGCCTGGGTCTCGCGGATGTTGCCGAGGAACTTGTTGCCCAGTCCCTCGCCCTTGGAGGCGCCTGCCACCAGGCCCGCGATGTCCACGAAATCCACGGTGGAGTACTGCACGCGCTGGGGCTTGACCAACTCGGCCAACACCTCGATGCGCGGGTCCGGCACGGGCACCACGGCCTTGTTGGGTTCGATGGTGCAGAAGGCGTAGTTGGCGCTCTCCGCGTTCTGGGCCTTGGTCAGGGCGTTGAAAAGCGTGGACTTGCCCACATTGGGCAGGCCGACGATACCGATGCTGA encodes the following:
- a CDS encoding rhodanese-like domain-containing protein — its product is MIPARRVIALLAALVVLLACAPSLAEESFPLRPYYPEVRYMSTEQLLRDYTRTVVVDIRSSFEYDVARINKAKLLPLTTPDFGEKLEKLRPKDDPTPMVFYCNGHSCAKSYQAAQVALSLGFSHVFAYDGGIFDWIGAAPDKATLMNETPARKDRIISPAQYETRLLGFDEFSRQAMEKDTVTIDIRDPFQRSMRPRIPGVRNIPLDPLLDLVVSRIWTEKRLLFFDAVGKQVRWLQYFLESYGYFDYAFLRGGMRAIEHDRGKAEPVIEANRSIVSNQEMLLTLTADGRLDNSDRKVMSFLLANVKFDNYIVVGLGDAVKTLSMGRDLLMSTMRKLDQLQYATHSVMQDSLIVKVDPRLAWKGKPGTKAWKDKLAEFRASVRD
- a CDS encoding ABC transporter substrate-binding protein yields the protein MRRAVYNLLLPLAVLVLLSPVAFAAEKASLVLQWTPQAQFAGFFMAQEKGFYAEEGIDLTLISGGPDVLASEYLETGKAEFATMFLSSALQRRATLPVVNVGQFGQHSALMLVAIKGRGIERIEDLGWKKIGLWANEFQIQARALFKRKGLKVTVVPQSDSLDLFMRGGVQAASAMWYNEYHTLLSYGLDESELIPFFFRDYGLDFPEDGIYCLDTTAEKKPELARALVRATARGWRYTFDHPDEALDTVLSRMREARIPACRAHQKWMLARMRDIMVEGDVPSMGILRRKDFERVRDVLLETGFISNKTDFNDFYRGER
- a CDS encoding SpoIIE family protein phosphatase, coding for MIQRRGLAFKLALSILGCALLVVAAILAYTYQYSRDIILRQSREHSRSLAIETASRIDSVLAGVQKVASNIAFSLEDASLTEEEILDLNRRVLANNPEIYGMAIAFEPYFLTPDKLYFAPYHYRSGNRIAYTNLGSPQYRYFYMDWYQLPKELGRAVWTEPYSDEGGGNVTMATYSVPFYRTEHGQQVFAGVVTADISLDWLQEMVHEIKLFDTGYAFLISRYGTFVTHPEKHLVMNQTIFSLAEETGSTQLRQVGRDMVEGKRGFVQLKEDRGEAKRYLYYTGLKNGGWSLGVVFPKSEMMADVYSLSKATGLIGLGGFAVLALVVIVVARRITWPLTELSGSALEIASGNLDLKLPDIGSNDEVGELAESFWIMKTSLKRHIANLTATTAAKERIESELRIARDIQMGILPKLFPAFPDRDEFEVFASIEPAKEVGGDLYDFFFVDETHFCFLVGDVSGKGVPAAFFMAVTKTLLKVVSERGLDPGEVLTKVNSDLAADNESCMFVTLFLAVIDIETGETRYANAGHNPPIFLKKGEKPEWVPPLGEPVAGIMEGFEYSTKTMVMDPGDILFIYTDGVTEAMNPAKQIYSDDRLMDLLTSMRDPAATAMIRDIDTSIKDFTQGAEQSDDITMLAMRFQGPDKS
- a CDS encoding phage regulatory CII family protein, with protein sequence MFEKSVTKKMQDIVLGGRVPAKQVCREIKKPYSTLLRELNPFDNHAKLGAETMFEIVKATHNVSILEFMARELGYTLMPMERDNPVGRPKGRKTTERVRRQAATM
- a CDS encoding class II fructose-bisphosphate aldolase, encoding MSQDTFNKALAVGRPPNVVRNFPNSQALIVSGKVIDRAMLAKGQAMTIAANGRNIFVIEGALKAAQRANAAIIIEIARSESTYCPTTLWNIARRVDYLCNMHNITVPVAVHADHYFMKKWDDVPVAKAEISSVFDAGVTSIAIDASHMTDDLNLLANIEVSSSIPSWAGYETEIGEIKGEFGLSTPVEAKYLCQGLNAHGLCPDWIALNNGTTHGIEASGEGIQVDVTAEIHEALKAYGTSGAQHGTSGNDSARLREIAAKTKTTKANVATALQMIGWGVKVNDFGNAIMTDDGRFDKVPGEGLQDALWEEMVAYADANDIHGGNYKKLNLPFERRWQGQDATSRDRMAKAVEDFVHHLLVDVFNADGTADIACDLILEAGSYDLGAKAEQFEDPAEWTEEKIKARAAAIDTDKGPEGDFDD
- the ychF gene encoding redox-regulated ATPase YchF; translated protein: MSLSIGIVGLPNVGKSTLFNALTKAQNAESANYAFCTIEPNKAVVPVPDPRIEVLAELVKPQRVQYSTVDFVDIAGLVAGASKGEGLGNKFLGNIRETQAILHVVRCFDNDDVIHVANSVDPLRDIEVIETELILADVQVLENRLERMEKMVKGDKTLAPKIEAAKALLAHLDQGQPAATFTEERKGLAELLAELRLITAKNVIYCANVDEDGLMEDNDYVQSVRKLAAERGAEFVKISAKMEEELVGLEEEEQQEFLESFGIEESGLHQIIRTGFHSLGLISYFTAGVKEVRAWTIHQGDKAPQAAGVIHTDFERGFIRAEVISYDHYVQYGSEAKCRAEGVLRVEGKDYVMHDGDVAHFLFNV